TCCGCCGGGCACAAACATGGTCTTCAAATATAAAAGGGCTTCACCGATATTGTCTGCTCGGAAAAGCACCCAGCCGAACATGACCAATAGCATGGTGTAAACGTGGCGAAGGACGTTATGGGATTGCATCTTATCCACCCCAAGAGCCTTTTCGGCCGATATGGAGACAAAGTACAATAATCCCCAGCAGATAAAGGTCCAGTTCGCACCATGCCACAACCCCGTTAACGCCCATACCGCAAACGTGTTAAACAAAAGCCGATACCGACCCTCTACCCGGTTGCCTCCCAGTGGAATATAAACGTAATCCCGAAACCAGGAGCCCAAGGAAATATGCCACCTTCGCCAAAACTCTGTAGTGGACTTAGATATGTAGGGATAGTTGAAGTTTTCCGCTGTGCGAAAACCAAACATACGCCCCAGGCCAATAGCCATATCAGAATAGCCAGAAAAGTCATAGTAAATCTGAAGCGTATAGCAGATTGCTCCTAACCAAGCCATAGCCAATGACAGGTCATCGGTGCCCAACAGCTTAAAAGCCTTGTCTGCCACCAGGGCCAAGTTGTTAGCTAGAAGCACCTTTTTACACAGCCCCACCAGGAAGCGGCAGACTCCTTCAGACACGTCATCAAAACTGGCATGCCGCTCTTCAATCTGCTCCGCAAAGTCCTCGTAACGAGCAATCGGCCCAGCTAAAAGCTGTGGAAAAAAGGTAATATAGAGGCCCACGTTGAGCGGATCTTTTTGTACCTTGGCCTTTTCCCGGTATATGTCCACCACATAAGAAATTGCTTTAAAGGTAAAGAAAGAAATGCCGATGGGCAATGCAATTTTAGGAATAGTAAAGTCCAGGCCAGTGACAACCTGAATATTCTTCATTGTAAACATTAAGTACTTAAATGCGAAAATGATGCCTAGATTGTAAACCAGCATGAGCGCTATAGTAATCCGGGATTTGATCTTATCCAGACGGACC
The genomic region above belongs to Aminipila butyrica and contains:
- a CDS encoding MBOAT family O-acyltransferase, giving the protein MVFSSIIFISCFLPVVLLLYYTLFRFSRRVQNIFLLIISLGFYAWGAPKFVLVLLLSVLVNWGFGLLIDRVRLDKIKSRITIALMLVYNLGIIFAFKYLMFTMKNIQVVTGLDFTIPKIALPIGISFFTFKAISYVVDIYREKAKVQKDPLNVGLYITFFPQLLAGPIARYEDFAEQIEERHASFDDVSEGVCRFLVGLCKKVLLANNLALVADKAFKLLGTDDLSLAMAWLGAICYTLQIYYDFSGYSDMAIGLGRMFGFRTAENFNYPYISKSTTEFWRRWHISLGSWFRDYVYIPLGGNRVEGRYRLLFNTFAVWALTGLWHGANWTFICWGLLYFVSISAEKALGVDKMQSHNVLRHVYTMLLVMFGWVLFRADNIGEALLYLKTMFVPGGAGWIDAEAMVCTKEYIVFLFFGFLFARPFAKKLAKTKAAQTKPAQILYVAAVMVLFLACIAYMLKSAYNPFIYFNF